The following are encoded in a window of Panicum virgatum strain AP13 chromosome 5N, P.virgatum_v5, whole genome shotgun sequence genomic DNA:
- the LOC120673620 gene encoding uncharacterized protein At4g15970-like, which yields MSLGLGSRSKVGGSHAAAFLLGVALPTALLFLLASDRLGEGLSSISRSWGSAGTTQLPAADAAGPNQNQEVEFEGLAELLPKVAMEDRTVIITPVNEAWARPGSLLDLYLESFKNGEDIAHLVNHVLVVALDTLGFERCKAVHPHCYLLRVQATTTTNMSSAKGFMSRDYLELVWTKLTFQQRVLELGYNFLFTDADMIWFRNPFRHIALYADMSCSSDDFKPSRAPMAQPLNTGLYYMKSTNRTIEMVRYWRAARARFPGRHDQSVFVMIKGELVSKLQVRIEPLDTVYFGGFCEYHDDPDKACTMHTDCCIGLENKVHDLRDMAADWKKYTSLAPEERKKRKGEFKWTYPDRCRKSSHWRKPR from the exons ATGAGCCTGGGGCTTGGGAGCCGTAGTAAGGTGGGCGGCAGCCATGCGGCGGCGTTCCTCCTCGGCGTGGCGCTGCCGACGGCgcttctcttcctcctcgcgtCCGACCGCCTCGGCGAGGGCCTGTCGAGCATCTCACGCAGCTGGGGCAGCGCTGGAACGACCCAGCTACCGGCTGCTGATGCTGCTGGTCCTAACCAAAATCAAGAG GTCGAGTTCGAGGGCCTCGCTGAGCTGCTGCCGAAGGTGGCCATGGAGGACAGGACCGTGATCATCACGCCGGTGAACGAGGCATGGGCGCGCCCTGGGTCCCTGCTCGACCTCTACCTGGAGAGCTTCAAGAACGGCGAGGACATCGCGCACCTCGTCAACCACGTCCTGGTGGTCGCCCTCGACACCCTCGGGTTCGAGCGCTGCAAGGCCGTGCACCCTCACTGCTACCTCCTCCGGGTGCAggcaacgacgacgacgaacaTGAGCTCCGCCAAGGGGTTCATGTCCAGGGACTACCTGGAGCTGGTCTGGACCAAGCTCACCTTCCAGCAGCGCGTCCTCGAGCTCGGCTACAACTTCCTCTTCACG GATGCAGACATGATATGGTTCCGCAACCCCTTCCGGCACATCGCGCTGTACGCCGACATGAGCTGCTCGTCGGACGACTTCAAGCCGTCGCGCGCTCCCATGGCCCAGCCGCTCAACACGGGGCTCTACTACATGAAGTCGACGAACCGGACGATCGAGATGGTCAGGTactggcgggcggcgcgggcgcggttcCCCGGGCGGCACGACCAGTCGGTGTTCGTGATGATCAAGGGCGAGCTCGTGAGCAAGCTGCAGGTGAGGATCGAGCCGCTCGACACGGTGTACTTCGGCGGGTTCTGCGAGTACCACGACGACCCGGACAAGGCCTGCACCATGCACACCGACTGCTGCATCGGGCTGGAGAACAAGGTGCACGACCTCAGGGACATGGCCGCGGACTGGAAGAAGTACACGAGCTTGGCGCCGGAGGagaggaagaaaaggaagggCGAGTTCAAGTGGACGTACCCGGACAGGTGCCGGAAGTCGTCCCACTGGCGCAAACCTCGATAG
- the LOC120675105 gene encoding uncharacterized protein LOC120675105 — protein MEAYCNTVRRLEDKFDGLELNHVPRKYNEDADELAKIASGRTTVPPNIFAHDISKPTVEFKQPTEAGPSSAGPSDGNPPADGVGPMDTNFGTTSADEAEAMEVDEAPASRDWRVQYLEWMVRGLLPSDRAQARRLARRAKSFVLIDNGLYKRSPSGVLQRCIPIPEGKELIRDIHAGVCGHHAAPRTLVGNVFRQGFYWPTAVADATDVVRTCEGCQFYARKTHLPAHALQTIPVTWPFAVWGLDLFTGKKFLAFCDSFHIRVDWSAVAHPQTNGQVERANGMILQGLKPRIFNKLNKFGRRWLTELPSVIWSLRTTALVLGPRGLEDEGLLGCLTGRALLRAPASFSFCGRAGSAVRVALTGFNSNSRLGGTTGTARACLLSVGRRSGRPGTTLAGVALTGVTLLLPGSLSRLSPSGHGLP, from the exons atggaggcgtattgCAACacagtacgccgcctcgaggacaaattcgacggcctcgagctcaatcacgtcccacgcaagtacaatgaggacgcggacgaactggccaagatagcttcggggcggaccaccgtccccccgaacatcttcgctcacgACATCTCCAAGCCCACCGTCGAGTTCAAGCAACCGACGGAGGcaggcccctcgtccgccggaccctccgacgggaaccccccggcggacggggtcgggCCCATGGATACTAACTTCGGGacaacctccgcggacgaggccgaagcaatggaagttgacgaggcccccgcttcgcgagactggcgcgttCAGTACCTCGAATGGATGGTTCGAGGGctcctaccctcggaccgcgctcaggcgcgacgccttgccaggcgggccaagtccttcgttctaatcgacaacGGGCTATACAAGCGtagcccctcgggtgtcctgcaacgttgcatccccatccccgagggcaaggagctgatccgcgacatccatgctggcgtctgcggccaccacgccgcgccacgcaccctcgtgggtaacgtgtttcgtcaaggcttttactggcccaccgcggtcgccgacgccactgacgtcgtgcggacttgcgagggatgccagttctatgcccgaaaaacacacctcccggcccatgccctgcagaccatccccgtcacgtggccgttcgccgtgtggggactggacctc ttcacaggcaagaagttcttggcgttctgcgacagcttccacatacgtgtggactggtcagctgtggctcacccacagacgaacgggcaagtggagcgtgccaatggcatgatcctccaaggactaaagccgaggatcttcaacaagctgaacaagttcggccgaaggtggctcacagagctaccctcggtcatctggagtctgaggacgacc GCCCTCGTcctcggccctcgagggctcgaagaTGAGGGTCTCCTCGGCTGCTTGaccggcagggcgctcctgcgcgcccccgccagtttctccttcTGTGGCCGGGCGGGCAGCGCTgtccgcgtcgccctgaccggcttCAACTCCAATAGCCGTTTGGGCGgcaccaccggcaccgcccGGGCCTGTCTCCTTAGCGTCGGCCGCCGGAGCGGCCGCCCCGGCACCacgctggccggcgtcgccctgaccggcgtTACCCTCCTCCTCCCGGGCTCGCTGAGCCGCCTGAGCCCCTCGGGCCacggcctcccgtag
- the LOC120675104 gene encoding uncharacterized protein At4g15970-like, producing MGFGGKELGSHLASFLLGAALPTAFLFFLASDRLGEGLSSISMSWGSRGTTGQPAAPPAQEARDQEVAGFAGLAELLPRVAMEDRTVILTLANEAWTQPGSLLDIYRESFRNGEGTERFLDHVLVIAVDAGGFDRCKAVHPHCYHLDVTKPTNLSSANRFMTKEFLELVWLKLSFQKRILELGYNFLFTDADILWFRNPFRHISVYADMSLSTDYFMDTFAPLNNELNTGFYYMKSTNRSIEMIRYWRAAKARFPDGSEQGVFNNIKHELVSKLQGRIEALETAYFSGFCEFHNDLNKVCTMHANCCIGLANKVLDLRDKAADWRNYTALTPEERKNGVFNKWTPPARCWKTIGWNV from the exons ATGGGGTTTGGTGGCAAGGAGCTGGGCAGCCACCTGGCGTCCTTCCTCCTCGGCGCGGCTCTGCCCACGGCGTTCCTCTTCTTCCTGGCGTCCGACCGCCTCGGCGAGGGCCTGTCCAGCATCTCCATGAGCTGGGGGAGTCGTGGGACGACCGGGCAGCCGGCTGCCCCGCCGGCTCAGGAGGCTCGTGATCAGGAG GTCGCCGGATTCGCGGGCCTAGCTGAGCTGCTCCCGAGAGTCGCCATGGAGGACAGGACGGTGATCCTCACGCTTGCGAACGAAGCATGGACGCAGCCCGGCTCGTTGCTCGACATCTACCGCGAGAGCTTCAGGAACGGCGAGGGCACGGAGCGCTTCCTCGACCACGTCCTCGTCAtcgccgtcgacgccggcgGGTTCGACCGGTGCAAGGCCGTGCACCCTCACTGCTACCACCTGGACGTGACGAAGCCGACCAACCTGAGCTCGGCCAACAGGTTCATGACCAAGGAGTTCCTCGAGCTGGTGTGGCTCAAGCTCTCCTTCCAGAAGCGCATCCTCGAGCTCGGCTACAACTTCCTCTTCACG GACGCCGACATCTTGTGGTTTCGCAATCCGTTCCGGCACATCTCCGTCTACGCCGACATGAGCCTGTCCACCGACTACTTCATGGACACATTTGCTCCCCTGAACAACGAGCTCAACACGGGGTTCTACTACATGAAGTCGACGAACCGGAGCATCGAGATGATCAGGTACTGGCGGGCGGCGAAGGCGAGGTTTCCCGACGGCAGCGAGCAGGGGGTGTTCAACAACATCAAGCACGAGCTCGTCAGCAAGCTCCAGGGCAGGATCGAGGCGCTCGAGACGGCCTACTTCAGCGGGTTCTGCGAGTTCCACAACGACCTGAACAAGGTCTGCACCATGCACGCCAACTGCTGCATCGGGCTGGCAAACAAGGTGCTCGACCTCAGGGATAAAGCCGCGGACTGGAGGAATTACACGGCGCTGACGCCGGAGGAGAGGAAGAACGGGGTCTTCAACAAGTGGACGCCCCCGGCTAGGTGCTGGAAGACAATCGGTTGGAACGTGTAA